In Trueperaceae bacterium, the following proteins share a genomic window:
- a CDS encoding DUF368 domain-containing protein, with the protein MPAPPDPAGSRPDLTPPPATDRPRPLVTYLKGFAMGCADIVPGVSGGTIAMVVGVYEGLLGSLSALSSGDFLRHLTRGRLGRAFEAMNGALLFPLLAGIGTALVTLSRVIGHLLATYPGYVMAVFFGLVTASALVVGRRVARWRTFTAVALALGAGLGLVVVTLTPVETPSGTAFLFGSGFLAICAMVLPGISGAFVLVLLGKYDLALSALARFDLGVIVPIALGAMVGLLSFARLLSYLLKRHRDPMLALLTGFMVGSLYKVWPYVSPEGGATWPWAAGGAGAALLTAGLVVVGAVVVLALERLGNRAAMSARSRSSFSSTTRFTPRR; encoded by the coding sequence GTGCCCGCACCGCCCGATCCCGCCGGCTCACGTCCCGACCTCACGCCCCCACCAGCGACGGACCGCCCGAGACCGCTGGTAACCTACCTCAAGGGGTTCGCGATGGGTTGCGCCGACATCGTGCCCGGCGTGAGCGGCGGCACCATCGCCATGGTCGTCGGAGTGTACGAGGGGCTGCTCGGGTCGCTGAGCGCCCTGTCGAGTGGCGACTTCCTGCGCCACCTGACGCGAGGGCGGCTCGGCCGCGCCTTCGAGGCGATGAACGGAGCGCTGCTCTTCCCGCTGCTGGCAGGCATCGGCACGGCGCTCGTGACGCTATCGCGGGTGATAGGCCACCTGCTCGCCACCTACCCCGGCTACGTCATGGCGGTGTTCTTCGGCCTGGTGACCGCCTCCGCCCTGGTGGTCGGGCGCCGCGTGGCGCGCTGGCGGACCTTCACGGCCGTGGCGCTCGCCCTCGGGGCCGGGCTGGGGCTCGTCGTCGTGACCCTCACGCCGGTCGAGACGCCTTCCGGCACCGCTTTCCTGTTCGGTTCGGGCTTCCTTGCCATCTGCGCGATGGTCCTTCCGGGCATCTCGGGTGCGTTCGTGCTCGTCCTGCTCGGGAAGTACGACCTGGCGCTCTCGGCGCTGGCGCGCTTCGACCTCGGCGTGATCGTCCCCATCGCGCTGGGAGCGATGGTCGGCCTCTTGTCGTTCGCGCGTCTCCTCTCCTACCTGCTCAAGCGCCACCGGGACCCGATGCTCGCCCTCCTCACCGGCTTCATGGTCGGTAGCCTCTACAAGGTCTGGCCGTACGTCTCGCCCGAAGGCGGCGCCACCTGGCCGTGGGCGGCGGGGGGCGCCGGCGCCGCGCTCCTCACGGCGGGACTGGTCGTCGTCGGCGCCGTAGTCGTCCTGGCGCTCGAGCGCCTCGGCAACCGCGCCGCGATGTCGGCTCGTTCACGAAGCTCATTCTCATCTACGACCCGCTTCACGCCGCGGCGCTAG
- a CDS encoding DUF3248 domain-containing protein produces MSETTLHARLEQTLADLGVEAGALEELASNLLWRIGRANDDGPVTVRVGLASSAELFQSLQRLRGAADAEIEEAVKDGTVRVEWVGPRLRGER; encoded by the coding sequence ATGAGCGAGACGACGCTTCACGCCAGACTCGAGCAGACGTTGGCCGACCTCGGGGTCGAGGCGGGGGCCCTAGAGGAACTGGCCTCCAACCTGCTCTGGCGCATAGGCAGGGCGAACGACGACGGTCCGGTCACCGTGAGGGTCGGGCTCGCCTCTAGCGCGGAGCTCTTCCAGAGCCTGCAACGCCTGCGCGGTGCGGCGGACGCCGAGATCGAGGAGGCCGTGAAGGACGGCACGGTCAGGGTCGAGTGGGTGGGACCGCGTCTCCGGGGGGAGCGTTGA
- a CDS encoding DUF3809 family protein → MKGGPAVTALPTDDGSRHLRFSHDVAFGLTVALARTDALAFVRDAGRSLRRADFLEELSVASGPPPTVSAQLPVHAAPFGARRLPFTSEIVRTAEGARLVAGPPPTPGSGWAEVGGEAWVTAGEAGQSRLDYRLTVTVTLALPAAERWGMRALLKMVELAGAAVLRRVVESLPSAVEAAALEEVAAVDVAAAHAVAPPTLEPGA, encoded by the coding sequence TTGAAGGGCGGCCCGGCCGTCACCGCGCTGCCTACCGACGACGGTTCCCGCCACCTGCGGTTCAGTCACGACGTCGCCTTCGGGTTGACCGTGGCCCTGGCCAGGACCGACGCCCTCGCGTTCGTGCGCGACGCCGGCCGGTCGCTGCGCCGCGCCGACTTCCTGGAGGAGCTCAGCGTCGCAAGTGGACCGCCGCCGACGGTCAGCGCGCAGCTGCCGGTGCACGCCGCCCCGTTCGGGGCGCGTCGACTGCCGTTCACGAGCGAGATCGTGCGGACGGCCGAGGGGGCGCGACTGGTGGCGGGACCGCCGCCGACCCCCGGCAGCGGCTGGGCCGAGGTCGGAGGTGAGGCGTGGGTGACCGCCGGCGAGGCGGGGCAGAGCCGGCTCGACTACCGGCTCACCGTGACCGTGACCCTGGCGCTGCCTGCCGCCGAGCGCTGGGGCATGCGCGCCCTGCTGAAGATGGTCGAGCTGGCGGGTGCCGCCGTGTTGCGGCGCGTCGTCGAGAGCCTGCCGAGCGCCGTGGAGGCGGCGGCCCTCGAGGAGGTCGCGGCCGTTGACGTGGCGGCGGCCCACGCGGTCGCGCCGCCCACGCTCGAGCCCGGCGCCTAG
- the mnmE gene encoding tRNA uridine-5-carboxymethylaminomethyl(34) synthesis GTPase MnmE, with translation MASAPGTGAVGVVRLSGPGAYAVADVVFAPRRGGPPSTRAAGRVVYGTVRAADAYVDEALLLTFRRPRSYTGEDVVEIQTHGGPAVLRATVDACRAAGARAAGPGEFTLRAYLSGRLDLAQAESVMDVVTAQTDAARRNAGYGLSGGLTARLGAIRADLLAAYAAVQAGFDYPDEGVPEHELAAPLARAVADLRALLATADAGRLSRSGARLALLGRPNAGKSSLLNALVGYERSLVSADPGTTRDYLEAPLTLGGIPLVAIDTAGLRTAGDRVEAAGVEVARRIAAQADLRLVLIDGSRPLDGADRRLLAEIGLLADGTTPPAVPKGAPGPGAERTLVVATKSDLAAAWALADLPLPPSAPSAIRVSAESGAGLRELEQRIVAALLGSAAGAEYWVGNERHVTALEAALEAVERAGLQAAAARHDMAALDLQEALQALGAVTGRQELAAETLAEIFARFCVGK, from the coding sequence ATCGCCAGCGCCCCCGGCACCGGCGCGGTCGGCGTGGTGCGGCTGTCGGGTCCCGGCGCCTACGCCGTGGCCGACGTCGTCTTCGCGCCGCGGCGCGGCGGTCCACCGAGCACGCGCGCCGCCGGCCGCGTCGTCTACGGCACCGTGCGCGCGGCCGACGCCTACGTCGACGAGGCCCTGCTCCTGACCTTCCGGCGGCCTCGCTCCTACACGGGCGAGGACGTGGTCGAGATCCAGACGCACGGCGGCCCGGCCGTGCTGCGCGCGACGGTCGACGCCTGCAGGGCGGCCGGCGCGCGCGCCGCCGGACCCGGCGAGTTCACGCTGCGCGCCTACCTGTCGGGGCGCCTGGACCTCGCGCAGGCCGAGAGCGTCATGGACGTGGTGACCGCGCAGACGGACGCGGCCCGCCGCAACGCCGGTTACGGACTCAGCGGCGGCCTCACCGCGCGCCTCGGCGCCATCCGGGCCGACCTGCTCGCCGCCTACGCCGCCGTGCAGGCGGGCTTCGACTACCCCGACGAGGGGGTGCCGGAGCACGAGCTCGCGGCGCCACTGGCGCGGGCGGTGGCCGACCTGCGGGCGCTACTGGCCACGGCCGACGCGGGTCGACTCAGCCGCAGCGGGGCGCGCCTGGCGCTGCTTGGGCGACCCAACGCCGGCAAGTCGAGCCTGCTGAACGCCCTGGTGGGGTACGAGCGGTCGCTGGTCAGCGCCGACCCGGGCACCACCCGCGACTACCTCGAGGCGCCGCTGACGCTGGGCGGCATCCCGCTCGTCGCCATCGACACGGCAGGGCTACGGACGGCCGGCGACAGGGTCGAGGCGGCCGGCGTCGAGGTCGCGCGGCGCATCGCGGCCCAGGCCGACCTAAGGCTCGTGCTGATCGACGGGTCGCGGCCGCTCGACGGCGCCGACCGGCGCCTGCTCGCCGAGATCGGCTTGCTCGCTGACGGAACGACGCCGCCGGCGGTCCCGAAGGGAGCACCGGGACCGGGTGCCGAACGGACTCTGGTCGTGGCGACCAAGTCGGACCTCGCCGCGGCCTGGGCCTTGGCGGATCTCCCGCTCCCGCCGTCCGCGCCCAGCGCCATACGCGTGTCGGCCGAGTCGGGCGCCGGGCTGAGGGAGCTCGAGCAGCGGATCGTCGCCGCCCTGCTCGGCTCGGCCGCGGGTGCGGAGTACTGGGTCGGCAACGAGCGGCACGTGACCGCGCTGGAAGCGGCGCTCGAGGCGGTGGAGCGCGCCGGCCTGCAGGCGGCCGCGGCGCGCCACGACATGGCCGCCCTCGACCTGCAGGAGGCGCTGCAGGCGCTCGGCGCGGTGACCGGCCGCCAGGAGCTGGCGGCGGAGACGTTGGCGGAGATCTTCGCTCGCTTCTGCGTCGGCAAGTGA